GAACACAGGCAGCCATGCAGCCAGAGTGGCCACAACCTGGCAGAGATCACATGGCCATCCTCAGGCCTGAGGCAGATATTAACTTTTTCAGTGCACAAATGCAACAACTTGCAATCAATCGTCTCTCAagtgagaggaaaggaaagggtgaAGACATGTAAAGAAAACAATGTGGAGACACTGGGGTCAGTGAAGGAGGAGTCAAATCCCAGATggggggaggatgaggagatACCTTAGTCTGGGGCTGAAATTCTCTTGTAAGGCTATGGTGAAGAGTAATTGattcttcagccttttttttccctgtaactCGTGGAATGCATTGGGAGGATGTGGCGTTCTAACCACAGCCATGAGCAGAAGCACCCTGTGTTGAAGCAAGCAGAtgttgaagtagctgtgatccagtgagaagcttgaacagagagagatgtGAAACCTTGCCCCAGGGATGTAAGAAAagcctctgttcccagagataaaaGACGAGAACTTTTGTTTCTGTActagaacagctcatccttaaaattgCATGCACCCAAATAAGCTGAGATGACCCATGGTGGTAGTTGTGGGAAGTTGTGTACCTAACAGTGGGAGGATCTTCACAATtcagatttccaggcagctgctattcatgaaaattaaaaccatgagagaactgtttcttttggaaaagtCTACATGGCATAGCAGGAGAGACTCCTTTCCCTAAGTAAATtgaagaaagattattttagaAGTGGTAAACTGACTGAAAATACCAAATTTTGTCTCTTTACTTTGTCAgtaggaaaggaaagaagagttGGGgggagaagtgttctgaaggtttatTCTGGTTcttattattcttcttttagttctgttaataaagttttctttatactcTTTAAAATTTTGAGCCTGCTTTTGCCTTTCTAATCCTTATCTCACAGTAGAAAttgagtaaataattctagtgAGTGCACTGGTGTTGGGCCAGCACTCAACCCACCTCAATTATCAGGATATAGAGAGAGATGTTCTGAGATACTGAAGTTGGGGGTAAAGTTGCTGTTGTGGGTTTGTCCAGATAAGTGAAAACTTTGATGTGTGGAGGTGTAAGGAGAAGTTGCCGTGTCTGCTtagttttttctgtttagtgGAGTGTCTCTTGAGGTGAATTGAAATCTATATGAACAGCAGGTTAATTTCTTTTAGTGGGGGAAATTTTATCCAGTTGCTTTTCATATGTGGCTCTGCTAAGACTCTGCTCACATACTGagtatttttgtatttgggATGAAAGGCAAAGCCATGATTTGGGTTTCTGTTTTAAGAATGCTGTTaagatttctttaaatacaGACAAGTTAAACCTGTTAGTAAAGAAGCATAGGCTACTGGTAATTATTAGTTGTGTCCATATCAGAGGTGGATCAGAGAAATTGGAATCCTAATTTAGTGTATGAtatccttttcttctctgaaatgaagcaatttttttgaTGTTTAGAAACACAAGCTGGGATGAATACATTAGGAACCCTTAATACTATTATAAAACCAGTAAGAGTTTGCTTAACTAAAAGAACATGGGCTATTATTCTGCATTTGATGCAGAATTCTACTGGGTTATATAAAGATAAAGCTTAATTCCCTGTTAGGCAACAAGTTTTAGCTGTGTAGTCCTAAAGAATTATTACAGTTTACAAAATACTGACATGTCTGACAGCAGTGGTTCagtaaaaagtagaaaataaattactttatcCATACCCAGGAAAGAATGCTGCTACACCTCCTAGGTGATGTGTGTCTGGACTTAACAAATGCTGCACGTCAAAACCAGTGTTGTGAGTTCTACATGCAACTCTGTTATGCCTTATTCTCTTGTTTAGTCTCCAAGAAGCTTCTTAACCAGGGGATGTGGAATAATGTCTGCAGTTTGTGTGAAGATAGGCTAAAATCCTGTGAATTCTTTTAACAGAATTACGTGTTATAGAAAACAGTTGAATTTCAGGTTGGGTCAACTTTGCAATTTACAGTAAAGCCTGGTTTATTATCTTCTtgattatttctccttttttaaagttTAGACAGAAGTTCTTAATTGCCCTTATTGTACCAAAGTAATTAAATTGAAGTCAGACAGCCAAAGATATAATAAGATCATATggatgaatattatatattcaaCATTAAAACCAACTATAGCTGCTACCCTTTTGCTGCAGTTCCTGCTTTTGAGTATTTCAGTAATGTGGTTCATAGCATCTTACTGAGAGATGTGTTGGCATAACTATTGTAGCACTGGTTTACTGACCACCTGGGAAGGAACAGAATAGAAACTTAAGAAACCAACACTgctaataaggaaaaaatacctgttttgtCAGTAACCCACTTAAAGGCATGCACACATCTAGCTGTGTGGGTTTCTGTTAGTTACTGTATGAACCCTGCTGATACTACTCACTGTCTTGACAGAACTATGGGGAAAATGGAttgaattttactgtttttagatggattaggagaaggaaagggaggatAATGGGAAGCATTTAAACGAATGATTCTTGAGGAATCATTCACTAGATTAAAATCGTGGCTGTTCATTGTCCATGAATGATGGCGATGCCTCCCTCCTGTCTATTTTTCTGACATTACTGTCAATAAATGGCCAAGGCAAATACAGAGTAATACTGGAGTCAGTATCTGTCTGCAACTACTTGTCATAATCTGTATGTCNNNNNNNNNNNNNNNNNNNNNNNNNNNNNNNNNNNNNNNNNNNNNNNNNNNNNNNNNNNNNNNNNNNNNNNNNNNNNNNNNNNNNNNNNNNNNNNNNNNNNNNNNNNNNNNNNNNNNNNNNNNNNNNNNNNNNNNNNNNNNNNNNNNNNNNNNNNNNNNNNNNNNNNNNNNNNNNNNNNNNNNNNNNNNNNNNNNNNNNNNNNNNNNNNNNNNNNNNNNNNNNNNNNNNNNNNNNNNNNNNNNNNNNNNNNNNNNNNNNNNNNNNNNNNNNNNNNNNNNNNNNNNNNNNNNNNNNNNNNNNNNNNNNNNNNNNNNNNNNNNNNNNNNNNNNNNNNNNNNNNNNNNNNNNNNNNNNNNNNNNNNNNNNNNNNNNNNNNNNNNNNNNNNNNNNNNNNNNNNNNNNNNNNNNNNNNNNNNNNNNNNNNNNNNNNNNNNNNNNNNNNNNNNNNNNNNNNNNNNNNNNNNNNNNNNNNNNNNNNNNNNNNNNNNNNNNNNNNNNGGTACGGGTTTTGTCTCGGTGTGCCAGGAGCGCCGACGCGCCTGGAGGAGTTGGGAAGGAGGGGTTGTGCTAGGGGACAGCGCCACCTGCCGGGAAGCCCTCCGGCCCGGGCAGCGCGCTCTTAAGCCCAGGGCTTTACAGCGAGAGCAgttgcagagaaataaatctcCTTCAGCCCATGCAAGGCTGGattctctaaatattttctcaggttttcatttaacttttttatttataggaACATCATTTGCAGCGGGCTATCTCAGCACAACAAGTCTATGGAGAGAAGAGGGATAACATGGTTATACCAGTTCCAGAAGCAGAAAGTAATATTGCGTACTATGAATCTATATATCCCGGAGAATTTAAAATGCCAAAGCAGCTGATTCACATACAGCGTAAGTAAAGTAACTAATTCATTGGGATCTACATTGAGTCTACTTTGTCCGAGCAGCAACTGgcagaacaagaggacacagttTTAAGCTGCACCAAGAGAAatacaggttggatattaggaagaagttttttatggaaaaagtgataaagtactggagtggtctgcctggggagatGGTAGAGTTACCGTGCctggatgtatttaaaaaaagattgcatgtggcactcggtgccatggtttagttgagcTGTTAGGGTGTGGGTTGGACTTGGCGAttttgaaggtctcttccaacttgGTGATTCTGCAACTgtgagaatttaattttgctaGTAGTCAAGACATTATTCATAAATATCTGTTGAGCTTCCATCAAGACTGACTTCTGAGTATTAACTTTTTCAACATGTTGAAAAATACTACTTGCTAAAGAAGTACATTTAATTCTTATTCTGTAATAATGGTTTGGAGGGTAATTTAGATTTGGTAGGAAGCACAGACACAAATCTACTTAGAGGGAAATACATAATGCATAGCTAAGAAACAGAGTATCTGTTCTCAGAGCATCACCAGGATAAAATGGCAGTGGAATGGATTGGGAAGCCAACCAGAAATGGCAGTAGCAATAGAAGTATTTGCCTACGCCTGGTGCAAATATTCTACATCTTAAAGCATATGGGGCTTGATATCACTGGTGACTTGCAaatttgttgtggttttgtttttgttggaaGATAGCAGTTATTTGCTGTGGATATGACCCTTCACGTGAGCACCACATTACTTCAGataagtttggaaaaaaatttgaaaaccaGTGTCTGTTGCAGAATTCTGTTGTATAGTGTaataagcagaattttaaaagtagtATCTGTGCTGTGTAAACAATATCTCATGCCTAATTAACTTCGGTTAAATGTTAGACTTCTGTGTCATTCTGACCCTCAGTAATGGCTTAAAATACCTGAATTGTAGAATAgtgtgggttggaagggacctttaaatATCATCTAGGTCCAAGCTCCCTGCAATGAGGTGTGGTTCAGCTTTAtcaagttgctcagagcctggTCCAGCCTGACTGTGAATGTTCCCAGGTGTGAGCATCCACCAgttttctgggcaacctgttctagtaTATCACCACGCTCACTGTAAAAAGTTCTTCCTGCCTACTAGCAGCCTTCCATGCTGATATTAAGGTTATACTTTTGTCTTACTTTCCTTATCTAGCTGTTCTAACAGCTGGAATTGTGAGTTTTGAGGTGCATTGTATTCTACctatttgtttattaaaaatagatatgTATTTTCACATGTGCACTAGGAAAGAAATTTGTGTCTCTTGCCAACCACAGAAATTTGAATGAGGCATGAGAATTAGGCAGTTTCAAATGCAGAATGATGCATTTTCCTAGGATACTGTGGAGAACAGTTGTTTGCATTCTGCAAGACATTACTTGTATTTGAAGATGCTTTGCTACATAGGGTAGATCATGCTGGGCCAGTGTAGTCTGACTCAAATACGTCACAAAAATCATTGATGAGAATATGTTAAGATCATTGTACAGTCTGCACATCCTTTGCTAGGAGTACCTTTGATGTGTGCTCGGGCTGAAATCTGAGCTGCTGGTTGTACAGTACACAAAACTCTAGAATGCtttgcagcactgaaaattttaatgaatCTAAAAATGTCTTACTGAAGCATTAAGCTGTTAGCTTGCTTGACAACTAAAAAGTTTTTATTGGTTAACAAAATCGTAACAAGATGTCAACTTTTGTGCCTAATTTTTAAcagggtaatttttttcaagaaaaaaaccttgatGTTTACATTCATGTGGAAGTAGCATTATTACAACATTCAAACAAGcaattttggttttctcttgAGAAGTGTGGTATGTGCTCTGGATGCTATtagagcaaaacattttttttgtaaaactaaCTTTAACTTTCATGTATCATTTAGCTTTTAGTTTGGATGCTGAGCAGCCAGATTATGACTTGGATTCAGAAGATGAGATCTTTGTGAATAAGTTGAAGAAAAGAATGGACATCTCTCCTTTGCAATTTGAGGAGATGATAGACAGACTGGAAAAGGGCAGCGGTCAGCAGGTACAACGGTACTTTGAATAAAGAATTTGAAATACAGGCTCTGTGCATTACTGTATGAAAGTGACATGCTGGGTTTTACATTTAGCCAGTCAGCCTGCAAGAGGCCAAGCTGTTGCTGAAGGAAGATGATGAATTGATCAGAGAAGTGTATGAGTACTGgattaaaaagaggaaaaactgtcGAGGTCCTTCACTTATCCCAGCAGTAAAGCAGGAAAAACGAGATGGTTCCAGCACAAATGACCCTTATGTTGCTTTTAGAAGACGAACAGAAAAGATGCAGACACGAAAAGTAAGTATATCAGTGCCTCccttaacttttctttcttttcattctaTCTCTTTGAAAAAGTTGCTTATATAAAGAAACAATTTGCAATGGTACTGcaacataataaaaaatggaatgttctttttaatttgcaagGGCAAAAAACGTAAAACATCTCTAGTCCCATTATTAAATGAAGGCTTATATTCACTTTTTCACTAAATTTACTGTTAAACCTACTTAGTGTTGGCAAGCTGTGTATCATTGATAACATGCACATGCTTCTCTTCGGTTTAGCATGtgacttgtcttttttttaatatacctAAATATTTAGAACTTACTTTGATTCAGATTATTGAACTTAAATGATGTGGGGAAACATGTATTTTGTGTATCTGCAGAATCGAAAAAATGATGAAGCTTCTTATGAGAAAATGCTGAAGCTGCGTCGAGATCTGAGTCGTGCAGTAACCATCCTGGAGATGataaaaaggagggaaaaaagcaagagagagTTGCTGCATTTAACActggaaataatggaaaagaggtaatatttattgaaaatttgCCGCAGAAAGCTTTGGAAACTTCTTTATAATTGGATAGCTGCAAATATTTGAACAATGGGAGATGTTTAAAGTAAGTTCAGACTGTTTCACTTCTACAGGATAGCATATTCATATTTGcctatggagaaaaaaaaaataaaactttaggAAGTTGCCTGTTATGGGAATACATTGTTTTATTGTGTGTGTAGATACATACATTTGAAAGTAGCTATTCTCTATATTCTACCAGAAGAGAGACCAGTTTTAAGCAAAGTCATTTGAAATTGTGTGATAAGTATTAAGTAAATCCCAGCtatttttaagacaaatttTAATCATTAACATTCTTCTTTGACTTCATGATCTACATTCTTTGCTTAAAAAGCTTGATCTAATATTCTCTTGAGGAAAACGAGCATTTCATACAGTACTAAATGTGTCATCTCCAGCTAGTGCTTCTTTTGCCATTGATTATCTGTGCTGTGGGCCAAATGCTCTGGCAAGTGTCATTTCCCCAGTTGACTGGGGATCACAATTTTTGTGTGGAGTTGTCCTTTTGGTTGATACTTAGAATCTGAATAAACTTTTCTAGCCTAAGTATCCATGTTTGAAAGCAAATGTTCCTACTCAGTACCTTAAATCTGTAGAACTGACCTTTTAGTCTGGGTTTTTAGGGAAACAAGCTGAACTGACTTTACTAGGGCACTTCTTTTAGGCCCTGagcattttcagcagaaacagagGGGAGAGAAGTCATGAAGATTTTTCcagttgctttttaaagaaaataagccATTGAATAGGGGACTCTAATACCTCACTCAGATTAGAAAGCTGCACTTCAACTCAGCATTTGTCACAGGACTTGAAATGTAATGTTTCATGGATATAATTATTGAAAATACTCCGTAGCACAAAAGGAGGATTCATGAATAAGGCATTCTCCTTCACAGTTTAAAAGTTTGAGTGATAAATTCTTTAAATGTTACCAGTCCCCAAGGAAGGGGGTGAGTAaccctctccttttctttacAGTATTACCTTCTGGAGATGCTTTACAGAATGGTTGTCTTTTTTTATCTGTCATCATTATTCATTGcaatgatttttctgtgttattaGTCTCCTTCTCTGGACTGATACTTTTTGTGCCTATTGCTGATGTACTGGATATCCCTTTACCCCAAGTTGCAAGCATTAACTTGcgtttttcagttttttaacaGATGGATACTGTATTCCAACgaataaaatttattctgatttcaGGTATAATTTGGGTGACTACAGTGGAGAGATCATGTCTGAAGTCATGGCACAGCGGCAGCCACTTAAACCCACCTATGCTATTCCCATCATTCCTGTGACTAACAGCAGTTCTTTTAAACAGCAAGAAGCTATGGAACTGAAAGAATATAAAGTTAAAGTAAGTACTGTCAATAACCAAGTTACTATTCATGCTCTGAAGTACACAAAATCCTCCATTTTAGGATTGGAGGAGAGAGGAAGCTTTTTGTAACTGGCAATAGGGTAGCAAAGCtgcaagtgaaataaaatggcTTTGTTCCATATGAAGTTTCAAGGATAACAGATGACCAGTATTCTTCAACACAGAAGTAAAGGAAGTACAGACAAACTACAGATTAAAGGACACGTGTAATTGTGTTCTTATTCGGGAggatggaaacatttttctttactaCTGTCCATAAGGTTGGGATGTCGTGAACAGAACTCTATTTATTATCATTAGACATTATACAAAAATGGAACTAATGATGTAAATGTCATGTATTGTTCTGAGCTGTGTAGTTAATTTAATATGGAGAgtcagggtttgttttgtttctaaaagGTGATGCATTGATAATTCTCTCCCTGCTGCGTATCTTTGCTTCCATATTTAAGTAAAGTATCAAATAATCTTGTTTGATTTAGACAGCTGAAAAGTACTTTTCTCCCTGCGGGCTTTAATTTTGTGTCATACAAACCATAGCTACAGTGTGAACAGCTGAGCATGTTAAATAGGTCAGGTAACACAGGATAATTGCTGAGgtataatttgaattttaaaccAAGGCAGCTTGTAACTGAAGAATATCCAGAGGCTGTTCTGAATTTCACTTGGTGGTTTGAATCAGTTAAGTTTTCCATGGGTAGTAAATAACTGTTCTTGTGATTGCTGGTGTGTACTTGCTTATCAGTGATGTTGGATCAGTGAAGTGCCTCACAGCTTGGAAGCTTGGGAAATACTCTTAAACTTGACTGCGTAGTATGGAGAAACGTCTTTAATTTTTAGAGTTTTGCAAGATTATAGGTACCTTTAAGAAGTCTTTTTGCCTTTGGAGCATTGCTTGGTAGTTAGTAATACTCTGACACTGCATAAATGGCTATCAATTTAAACTGctaggaaataaagaaatagagatcatgataaatattttggtCTCCTTCTCCAAAGCAATACTGTTAGCTTAACTGCTAGTGAGTTACCTAGCACAGATTGAGCAAACAGTGCTTGATTCCATGTTGTTTGTTCAATGCTTCAGTTTCTGGATATGAAATAAGACATTATGAAATAACTGCATGTTTTACTGTGAATATGGTAGAGAAATGAGTTCATCTCATTAGCTTGCTTACATGGGAGTTTACTTAAAGTCctgttttaatgtaattttcttctgcatgtcATTTtacactgcttttatttttcttgcagcaaGATAAACCTGATGTTATTAGACCCAAAAGAAAGTATGAGAAGAAGCCAAAAGTCTTACCTTCATCGGCTGCTGCTACTCCTCAACAGACAAGTCCTGCTGCACTGCCAGTCTTTAATGCTAAAGATTTGAATCAGTATGATTTTCCTAGCTCAGATGATGAACCTCTTTCCCAGGTAGGACCTCTAgtgttttgtgctgctctttggGAAAGAGAGAAGTAAAACTCAGGAATTTTCTAATCGCCTTTCTCATACACCACTCTCGCCCCATCTCCTCTTTGAAGGTTTTGTCTGGTTCTTCGGaggctgaggaagaaaatgatcCCGATGGTCCTTTTGCCTTCCGTAGGAAAGCTGGCTGTCAGTACTATGCTGTAAGTAGAATTTCCTTGTGCATCATAAGACAGAGTGTCATTGTGTGAAAACATCttgtttaattgtttaaaattattttaagccTCATTTAGACCAACCTGGCAACTGGCCATGGAGTAGCCCTAAGGAGGGAAGATTAGGAGATGTGCGTTACAGATACTGCTTAACCACCCTCACTGTACCCCAGAGGTGTATTGGGTTTGCACGAAGACGGGTTGGCCGTGGTGGAAGGTAAGTGATGTGTAACTGTTgctgtttataaaaataaaatgaaatcagCAAGATGTAAAGAAGACCAGatactttaataaaaaaaataaataacaaaattgaGAGGTCACAGGGAGATTAGCTGGCTAATGTCTCCATTTTTTTTGCACTAGTGGAAGCTGTTATTTGTGTAGCTATCTTCAAATAGTAGCATTTCAAGATagcaaaaattgtattttgcaaaaaaatgcttttcagaatTTAGACAGTATTTGGTGATTTGGAGAGAGGCTTAGAAATTATAACTGTTAaatttcaaatgtgaaaaatatcaaataagtAATTATTTCAGGCACTTTGCTTTTAGGAATCTTgactgaaaacaatttttaaatgattAAGTGTATAAGTATGTGATGTCCTCAAGAAAGTAGTActtttgtattaaatttttatttaaaactaagGATGTGATTTGCCTTTCAAATTTAGCTTAGCACCTCTTCACGTATTAGTAAGCCAGCTTGGCTAATTAGCAAAGTAGGAATGAGAGCTGATGGCTCTTACAGGGATGTATGCAAGGGGATTTGGAAGTTAATGTCTGGCATCCCTACTGCTTTGGGATGATTTTAGGTATAGTCAGTATATATGGGAGTAAGGCTTTGGAAATTTATCTATTTTAGGAGGACATATGAATCACTTTTTACTTAAGCAGTGTTACTCTCtagttctttttgttttgttttaattctgtgttgTTGAAATGTCTTTAATATATATGCGATGTTGTACCTCAGCTCTTCTTAGGACAGTAGAAGCTAGCATATACCTAAATGTACTACTTACTGTGAAATAATAGATGGTCATACATCGTGTCAGGggagtgtgtatgtgtgtgttggCTTGttctaaaatgcttttgtgtAGCTTTTTTTATCCCCTTCTCATCCACAAGCACACATGTCAAACCGATGATTTTCTTGGTATTTTCTTGCCACTGTTTAATTGTGCattgttttcctggttttaggGTGCTACTAGACAGAGCGCATTCGGACTACGATAATGCATTTCATCATCTGGATTTGGAAAGGTTTTCCTCATCGCAACACTCTTCAATCAGTCAATTTGCCAATACCTCAGAAACAAATACCTCGGACAAATCTTTCTCAAAAGACCTCAGTCAGATACTAGTCAATATCAAATCATGTAGATGGCGGCATTTTAGGCCTCGGACACCATCCCTACATGACAGTGACAATGATGAACTCTCCTGTAGGAAATTATACAGGGGTTTAAATCGAACAGGCACAGCACAACCCGGGACCCAGACATGCAGTACCTCTATACAAAGTAAAAGTAGCAGTGGTTCAGCACATATTGGtatgtttattttaacaaaCTTGCTTCTAGAAGTTTTGAACTTGTGtgagaaaattcagaatatCATTAGGTCACCCATACTTTACATTGTGGTCGATTTTGATGGTAACAGCCCATCTTCACGTGTATCTTTTTTTGCTACATtgaatttatttgatttattgcTAACAGTAGTGTACTGCATCTGAGATTTATACAAATGCTATGGTGGTATGTAATTACAATTTTAGAAATAcgaaagttgaaaaaaaaaacagtattgtGTAGGGTTTAAGTTGACtgaaaaattggattttttgaaattaaaaatatattaattgaaATGTTGATATAAATATTatgtatctatttttttatagtACAAGGTATGGCAGTGATGGGAAATGTTTAGgtaaaatgtttgcatttaaaatccCAACATGCTGTGAATTCTTACTTGAACTTAAATGAACTTAAATGCCATTTCCCAGCCAAGAAGTAGAAGTATCCACCCACCTCCACTGATGCATCTGCTTATGCTTAGCAAAACTCTTGGACTAATCACCTCTACATCTTGTCAGCAAGTGGCAGATTACATCTTATAGAATCTAATTACAGATTTGAGGATCTGACTCTGAAAAAATGTGATGTGGTAGTGGTTTTTAATTGGAACACTACTGGATAGCATCACTCTTGCTTCTTCTCACTGGAAGACTGGTATTTACATGGTTAGAATGGAACTTACCAACTCATCAAAATTCATGAGTTATTTACTGTAAATGTCATCTTTTTATAGAGGATTTAAGTGACGtaatcatttatttaaaaaaaaaaaaaaaaccttagaaGTTCACCATGGTTTTGTAAGGAGTCTCTAGAAACATATTTTCCATGCCATTTTGAATTATGGCTTTGGAAATCAATCAGAAAACCGGGGTGTAATGTAGGAGTGCAGTGAACAGATGCATGTACCTAATAAACTATTCAAGTTGTGGGTTGTTTTGGTGATTTGCTTTTAAGACTCTTATGCTGGTGTCAAATAACTTTAATCTTCTGCTTGCCACTATATTATATGTCTTCCCTCCTGTAATCAtgttgtgaggttttttttccctgaaaattctttctcctttcatttgTAGAGTTAGTGAGCAGCtttgtttgctgctttattttgtgctttctctCTATGCTGTCCTAGATTAAGTCCTTGCCCCCCAtgcctttcttcttctgtcatGATTCCTGCTAGAAATGTACTAGGGCTAAAACTGATGCTTCTTCTGGTTTATGATTTTAGTGTGGCTCTTGGTGTTTAAATTTTGATCTTTCCCTGATTCAAATCAGTAAACCAAGTCCATAACTGAAAGAGGGCATTCTCTGCCTAGTGGCCAGGCTGAACTGTGATAAATGGTAGCCAGATGACGAgtgtgaaaacaaaactaatgTGTGTTGAATAGACTAAAAATACACTGCAAAGTATTAATGGGCAATGCTTTACA
The sequence above is drawn from the Parus major isolate Abel chromosome 2, Parus_major1.1, whole genome shotgun sequence genome and encodes:
- the EPC1 gene encoding enhancer of polycomb homolog 1 isoform X4, yielding MVIPVPEAESNIAYYESIYPGEFKMPKQLIHIQPFSLDAEQPDYDLDSEDEIFVNKLKKRMDISPLQFEEMIDRLEKGSGQQPVSLQEAKLLLKEDDELIREVYEYWIKKRKNCRGPSLIPAVKQEKRDGSSTNDPYVAFRRRTEKMQTRKNRKNDEASYEKMLKLRRDLSRAVTILEMIKRREKSKRELLHLTLEIMEKRYNLGDYSGEIMSEVMAQRQPLKPTYAIPIIPVTNSSSFKQQEAMELKEYKVKQDKPDVIRPKRKYEKKPKVLPSSAAATPQQTSPAALPVFNAKDLNQYDFPSSDDEPLSQVLSGSSEAEEENDPDGPFAFRRKAGCQYYAPHLDQPGNWPWSSPKEGRLGDVRYRYCLTTLTVPQRCIGFARRRVGRGGRVLLDRAHSDYDNAFHHLDLERFSSSQHSSISQFANTSETNTSDKSFSKDLSQILVNIKSCRWRHFRPRTPSLHDSDNDELSCRKLYRGLNRTGTAQPGTQTCSTSIQSKSSSGSAHIAFTAEQYQQHQQQLALMQKQQLAQIHQQQANSNSSANTSQGFVSKTLDSVSAQFAASALVTSEQLMGFKMKDDVVLGIGVNGILQASGVYKGLHLSSTTPTALVHTSSLSTAGSALLQPSNITQTSSSHSALSHQVTAANSATTQVLIGNNIRLTVPSSVGTVNSITTLNARHIPRTLSAVPSSALKLAAATNCQVPKVPASSSVDAVPRENHETEKPALNNIADNTVAMEVT